The Micromonas commoda chromosome 1, complete sequence region ACCATACGACGATTAAATCAATGGTACGTTTAGCACCAAAGTGAAAGGTGATAACTTATCATTTTATAAGTTATCGTCGTTTGGGGTGTGTCCACCCTggttgaaatccagaataccttATTGGTAAGTGTTGAGTACGAAGGTATTGAGAAACGACCTGATGGACGGAAGGATAACTTCATGCCACTCTGTTTACAGAAAACACGACGCAAAGCTTTAAACACAGAACGTACAACCCCGATATATCCAGATGGCGGCACTCATGTCGGCAGCGCAGGTCAAGCCGTCATGGTTTTCGGCCCATAACTTGCTCCGCGGCCCTAAGACCGGAAGGGCCTCAGCTGTCCGTGCTGAGAGAAGCGGAGTCAATCATCTCACTGTTGCCAGCATTCGACAACAGAAACCTTCGATGCAAGGTAGCAACACTGCACTTTAATGCCATCAAACCGACACCTGCACAATTGTGCACCCGCGCGATCTGTGTTGTCACCGTCACGTCGGTTGTATTTCCTGCGGCCAACACAAAACCCTGTTTTATTCGACAAGCATTTCCCCCCTATTTCACAACTTTGGGACACCTCGGAATTTTCATGCCAAGCAATACGATTATTAATTTCGGTGCTGAAGTGCAAAGATTCTGACGCCCTCGTGCGATTCCTCCGATAAGCTGTTTACCGCAGGTCTGTTGAGTCCAGGGACTCCATCCGCATGGGCATCCCAAGCAAAGGGCGCATGGCTGAAGATACCATGAACCTCTTGGACGATTGCCAGCTGAAAGTCAGGAAAATAAATCCTAGACAATACGCTGCCGAAATACCAAATGTACCCGGTATGGAAGTATGGTTTCAGCGTGCGACAGATGTTGTCCGTAAACTTTTGTCTGGTGACATTGATATCGGAATAGTTGGTTATGACATGCTTCGTGAAATAGGCAATGAAGACGACGAATTGGTTGTCGTTCATGACGCTTTGGGTTTCGGCTTCTGCCATTTGGCGATCGCTGTACCCAGTAGCTGGGAAGACATCAATTCCTTGCCTGAATTGCTATCGGACAAGCGCTGGTCCAAAGACCGGCCACTGCGCGTTGTTACAGCATATATGAACCTTGCGGAGCGCTTTTTTGGAGACCTCGGCTTTGAGAATGTCGAACTATTCACTGCCGACGGTGCCTTGGAGGCCGCTCCTGCCATGGGTGCTGCGGACTGTATTCTTGATCTTGTTTCCTCAGGAACTACCCTGCGTGAGAATAATTTGAAACAGATCGAGGGCGGTCGTGTTTTAGATTCTCAAGGTGTGCTCGTTGCATCCAAGACTGCACTTCTCGAGCGACCAGGCACGTTGGAGATAGTGCACGAGCTTCTCGAGCGTTTGGAGGCGCATTTACGCGCAGAGGGCCTTTTCATGGTGACAGCGAATGTCCGCGGAGAAACTGCTGAGGAAATTGCAACTCGTCTTGCAGCAAACGGTGGGCGTCTTCTTCGTGGCCTCCAGGGACCAACCATATCACCCATCTTCACTGCTGGGGAAGATAATTTGCCCTCGTCAGATGGTACTTTTTTTGCAGTTTCGATAGGTGTTCCCAAATCACGAATTTACGAAGCTGTGAAGGAGATCCGGAAGCAAGGGGGTAGTGGTGTCCTTGTTTTTCCACTGACATATGTATTTGACGAAGAACCCCCGCGCTGGAACGCACTCATTAACCACCTAGGTCTTGATTCGCGTGATTATCAACATCTGAAGATCGGCGGAGGAATAAGATAAGAAAGTTTTGTGTTGGCGGGTGATATCGTGAAATGTCTCCAACTTTTTAATAGCAATCAAGAATCTTTTCATTCTGATGCTTCACTATTTTATAGCTAGGTTTGTAGTTTTTTGACAGGAACATCAGTCGCTCATTTCGCTGAGTTGGACTCTTGGATGATGGGTTTCTCACGAATTTCTCCTCTATAGCACGCTAAACGGCAAACCAAGAAAACTCTAAGAACATGTATTCCAAACTGTCCCGATGATTTATCGCTTTACAGTCCAGGAGCAAACACTGGCGAAGTTAACTTTCGATGCGAAGAGCAGGAAACTAAGCTGGGCGAACATCAACAGTGTAAGGGAACTAATCGTTGCTAGCAAGATGGTGACGTGCAAGTCTgaggcgtcgagctcgtttACTCTCATCGACGACAAAGTCTTGTGAGCTCGACCATCTGGATAGGTGAGTGTGTGGCTTCAACAGACCTTCCTACTGCTCCACGTTTCGCGAGTCCATTTTATCAATGAAATAAGGTCAAAAAAACAGTTCAAAAGCACTTGGATCGGTTCAAAGCAAAATTTTCTGATTTCTTTTTGCGATCAAATTGCCTTTCAAGCAGGATATTTCGAAACTGATTATTTTTGTGCCTGAATCTATTTATTGCCCTTTATTCGGCACAGCCAGTCTTTACACGACTTCAACTTATTAGCAAAATGTCCCCTTCACCTTGTATCGTCAACCAGGAGTCGAGGTTTATTTCCATCTACACTGTCAGGCCTCGGACTAAACTGACCGGCACATTTTTGACTCAAAAATCGACGGTTTAATTTCGCTCGACCGGAAGAAAAAATATGCCGGTCAGAAGAAAAATATGTGCCCGCCGGGAGAGAGTGGAAATCTGCCGCCCGGCACATTTTTGCCCGGCACATTTTTTTTCCTCCGGCACATTTTTTTATTACTCGTCGTTCGGGATTTATTTTGCCCCGTCTGGAATTTTTGAACTTGGACGCGCTGAACGCGCTGAAAAAAGCGCTGGGAGCACGTACAAGTTCAAAAATCGCTGTAAAAATGATCAAATATGGCCAATATGCTTGAATAATCAGGGTATCTCCGATATCTCATCAAAAAATGTGCCGCTCAGTTTTGTTCGAGGGTCGAATGGGAGTGCTTCAAAAAAACGGCAGATTTCCAAAATGTGCCGGTCAGTTTAGTCCGCCTCAACATTTTAGACGTCTATCGCTAATTCGAGAACGTTGATTTTAGCGCTCCTTACACAAATAAAAGTAACAATCACCTGGCATCGTCAACCAAGAGTCGAGGTTATTTCTTCCATTGTCAACACTTTTGACATCTAAGCAAACCTTCGTTGTTAACTAGAGCTCGCTAGCATCACTTAGCATCACATCTAAGCTAGCATCACGTATCAGACCAGGGCGCGACTTTACGTGGACGCGGTAAGCATGGCGAAGCCGCGCAGAC contains the following coding sequences:
- the HISG gene encoding ATP phosphoribosyl transferase chloroplast precursor (ATP phosphoribosyl transferase chloroplast precursor (ChloroP and TargetP predict 55aa cTP); expressed) translates to MAALMSAAQVKPSWFSAHNLLRGPKTGRASAVRAERSGVNHLTVASIRQQKPSMQAVYRRSVESRDSIRMGIPSKGRMAEDTMNLLDDCQLKVRKINPRQYAAEIPNVPGMEVWFQRATDVVRKLLSGDIDIGIVGYDMLREIGNEDDELVVVHDALGFGFCHLAIAVPSSWEDINSLPELLSDKRWSKDRPLRVVTAYMNLAERFFGDLGFENVELFTADGALEAAPAMGAADCILDLVSSGTTLRENNLKQIEGGRVLDSQGVLVASKTALLERPGTLEIVHELLERLEAHLRAEGLFMVTANVRGETAEEIATRLAANGGRLLRGLQGPTISPIFTAGEDNLPSSDGTFFAVSIGVPKSRIYEAVKEIRKQGGSGVLVFPLTYVFDEEPPRWNALINHLGLDSRDYQHLKIGGGIR